The window AGTAGCAGGGAAACCATCTTCATCCGAAGCCAATTTTAAAGTAAATAATAACAAATTTGGAATCATTAGGGAGAGCAAAATCTTGTTCAAAATACTTTTGCTTCGCCAGTGTCACAAGAACCAGCGAGTGATGAAAAAAAATGTCTCCTTTGCGAATCCTCAAAACTAATATTTTGGAAGCAATCAGTAGTTCATGCATCGGTAAAAAATTGATCAAGAACAGGAAAACTTCTCCGAACCTTAGAGCAAAGGAGAAGTCTCTAAAAACGTAAATAATTGAGTCAAAATCACCATCATATCTGCCGTATAGCCAACCCCCGTCTAACTCGTTGGGCATTGGTCAATAATTTGTCTAGCAACACAAGTCAAAGAAAAGAGAGCACTTGAGGAGGAAGACGCAACTCCCAGATAAACCTCCATCGCTACTTGGTATTCATATTAACGCTTAGGTCTAACATATATAGACAAAGACTTCACAGTAAAGCTACTATCATTAGTTGGTCTTCATATACACTTGTCTGTTAAGCTACCAATACTGTACACAGAAATATTGACAATTTTATCCATAAAATTTATCCATAAAAAATAACGTTTCGTGTCAATCATATAATAATATAAGCAATTTAAGTCCACATAATACTATATTCTTAACAAAACGGCGTGGTGACTCAGGAACATGCAAGTTGCTTCcttaaacaaaaggaaaaagaaggaaaaagattTATTGCACAATTTGAATAGGGAATATGAATTTTAGAGAGAGCCCAGCTTGTCCATTCATTCAAACCAAGCAAAGTTTACAAAAGAAACTCAAAagtttaattaatcaattaacaagaacaatataaataaaataaaagtgaaaaaagaaaaagaaaaagaaagaataatgcTGAATCATCTCTGCTGATCTGCCTTGTGCAACTGTCCActttttctctccctctctatatTTCCAGGGCTCcgttttgtttttctctgtAACGATATATATGACTGCTGCTACGTAAATTTAGAGCAAGCTTATTTCTTGTGTCTTAATCCAATCCCCCTCCCCGTTTTTCAAACGGTTTTTTTATTCACCAATAaatcaataaattggaaaaaaaCTGATGACCACGACGAAGACGACGACTACCCGAGAAgcagtagaagaagaagaagaagatcagGAGGACAACAAAAATCAGAAAGATGATGAAATGGGGTGGTGATGAACAAAGGAGAATGAAAgaaattaatttaagaaaacaaggaaaaaaaaaaaaagaaaagagagaaaatggaagaaCTAATTTTTTGAGGGTTTCAACTTTTGCTCATGTGAGGTATATCTTACTTGAGCTAGATTGAGATACGTACATATTGTACAGAGATTGGGCCATGCACATTTCTCACTGAACCATGGCGAGGAAAGAAGGTGCACCGTTGCCTCCGCCGTTGGACGAAGGGCCTGTATTCTGCTTCTGAAACTCTATCTTGTAAGCCATCTTCCTCTCTTGTTCCGTTTCTTCATCGTCTTCCTCGTCCATGTCCTCGTCTTCCATGTCCTCCTCCTCTTGATCCATAAGATTATCGCTATCCGCTTCCTCCACCCTATTGCAGTCATCTACTCCAAAATGTTGTGGGTGCCCTTGTTGGAGGACTTGTTGGTGATCATGCACCTCCATCAACTCCTTCACAATGTCTTCTGGCTTCAAATGCAAAACCAATAATCAGTATACATAAATTTGTACGCCAAACAATGCGGAGATATAATTTTGGatcttatttattttgaacaagTAAGATACTGACCGACGCGTAACGAATTTTGTCAACAAATTTGATGACTCTAGTATCTCATATGGAAAAACTTTACCTTCTTGGCAGCCTCTTCTGTTCCCTCTCCAAAGAGGTTAGCTCTCAAATTTGTTTCCACATCTGTGCTATCAtctgcattcttgttttctgatCCGGCCACTACTTGCTCCTGTTCAGGTTGTTGCGGTTGTTGTTCTAGCCTATTTCCCAATGAGCTGCTGCTGCCGCCGGTAGACCCACCGCCAAGCACCCTTTTCCGGTAAAGGGCATCTAGTTCGTGAAAATATGGACACGTTTTCGCATCCTCGGGCCGCTTCTTGTTGCTCTCCTTCACCTTCTTGAAGTACTTGTTGATGTTCTCCCATTTCTCCTTGCACCTCTTGCAACTCCTATTGTACCCCATCCGCCCCATGCCGGCGGAGATTTCCTCCCAAAGTGGGCCTTTCGGCCCTGCATCTTGGTACCTCGACTCAAGCCCGCTCCTCAACTTTATCAGCGCCAGTACTTCTGCCTTGGGCCATCTCGAAGATGATGCAGGCTCGGAGctccctcctcctccaccgCTACCAATATTCTCCTGCGCTGTCGGAGGTACCTGCTGTTCCGGTACAGCCATCACCGGTTGAACAGCTTGAGTCTGCTGAACATGACGAACTTGTTGCATTTGTTGCGGTGGCTGAGGTTGTTGCTGTTGCGGTGTTTGATAAGTCTGTGTCGTCGGCTGTGGCGTTGTCTGTGGTAAAGGCGTGACAACCGACACCGACGGAGGCACAGGTGGTGGGGGAGCGGCGTGGACATTGACCGGCGGAGGCAACTGAATAGTCTGACCAGTAATTTTCTGCAGGAAAGAGATAATGGCGGCATCTCTTGAAGCAGAGATGGCCCGCTCTTGACTCATGAGCTCCTGCTCGCGAGTTAAACGGGCCATCTCCTGACGTTTCCACGCCTCCTCCCTGATAGTCCTGTCCTGCTCCCTCTTCTCTATCACTTCTAGAAACCTCTGCTGCATGCTCTCTTGCTTTTGCATCACTTGCTTCATCAGAACCTCGAAAAAGTCCATCATTTTTCGGGTACTGCCGCCGCCACTAATTCCGGTACTAGTACTAGCACTCCCCCTTTTTCGCTTCCGACTCGAGCGCTCTCCTTCCGCGTCATCATCGTCGTCATCGTCGTCAGTTCCCGGGGAAGTCGACGAGCTGTTGGAGGAGAAGTTAAAGTCCGTTGGAGTGGCTGTAGGTTGGGACGAGGGTATTATTGGAATTGCAGTGGAGGAAGGTGGTTGTTGTTGGTGTGACATTCTGAACGATGAGATGGGCATGGGGTTACTGGCAGATCCGAGCCCGACAGAAACCGGATTCGGAGACGCGGCGTGCACTGCCGGAGAGGCTGACACGTTGGCTGTCGTAGCTGCGGCGGTGGCGGCGGTGCCATGTAGAGCCTCCAGCTCGctgaaaaacttgtagcttttgCCGTCTTGGCGTCCCGCGCGGCCTTCTTTTGTCCGCTTGTAATATTTGTGAACGTTTTCGAATTTCTCCTTGCATTTCTTGGCATTTCTTCGGTACCCCAATTCCGCCAGTTTCCTGCACAATGTAACAAATCCATATTTTGTTATAAATAATtaaccaattttttaaatttaaaattttgaattaaacccaataaaaaagaataaatcaTCATCTTCCAAACTAGGACTTGAGGGAGGGTTAAAAGACAAAAAATGGAGGGGAGAGGGTGGTCTCTATCTCCAATGCAATTGATTATATAATATTAGCTGTAAATAGTCGAAATTTAGAAGCATTagcattttattaattaaaaaggaaataaaGGAAATCTTATTgggattttaaaaaattgaatttaaaggGGGAGGGACAAAAATAAGAGGAAGGAGGGAGGGATTGGGTACAAGTGATGCAGTGGATCTGAGCCGCTCTAAATAccaacaagaagaaaaagaaaagaaagagagagagaaaggaaagatGCTCGACTCGTGAATCGTGATGGAAAGAGATAGAAGCCCCATCTACCATGTGCGGCTGGCTGCCTGCCTGCCTCTGTAtctatgtatttatatatatatatatgtgcagaaaaataattaaatcattaatttcttccttttttttttctggttttttcaaggattttttgttttgtttgtgaaaGTACCTATCAATAATCAATATTGGGAATGCCAAAATGGTGGAGAAGATAACTTGGAAAATCGAAAAATGAACGAATTTCGTAACCCAAAATTCAATAAactgaaaaagaacaaaaactagcatgaattttgatttgatttgatcgtttttgttgttgttaattACCTGGAGACATCTTCCCACAAGGGGCCTTTGAGGGTCGCGTCACGGAAGGCCACATCCATATCGGACCTGATTTTGAGAAGCGCCAGGGTCTCCTGACGCGGCCATCTGTTCCCGGTGGACCCACCACCGCCACCTCGATCCGCGAGAGCATCTTCTGCTGCAGCCGCCGCACCGGACAGAGTCATGAGCTCGTCCAAATTCACCGCCGCGGAAGCTGGCGGCCTGCTGCTGATTGGGGACGCCGCTTCCACCACCAGCTGGCCTTGCTCCGCCGCCGCAGCTTCAGCAGCACTCATCTCTCCAGCTCCTCCGTAATGGGTTTGGGACCCTCCAGCTCCTCCAGCTGCTGGTTGCTGCATAATCTCGCGAATTGAGAAAATGGGTTCTTCTCAATTCCTCAACGCACCTGAAAGACGTCGTCTTTCTTCCAATTCTTCACCGCCGATTCTGTACCCAGTGAAATTGATTGGGTACATTAAGCGGCAGGGGAGGCGGATCTTCCTCTTGGGtgtgaaaaagagagagagagagagagagatgaaggaGTGGTTGGtgaaagatgagagagaggagggggagggggagttAAGGAGGAGGGGCAAAAGGAAGGAGGGTGGGGGGGGATTAGATTTAGACAACTGGAAAGATGAAAGGCAGAAAGTGAATTTTCCTATGAGTTAGTGCAGGACTTCACACACACTTGAGATTTGATTTTTATTCCCTTGTTTACTTAAAAACCCAACAACAGAAAAGAAtattaaagaaaaaaggaaTAATAATTAAGCAAAAAAGAGCAGAAAGAGGGGGAGGAAGAGGGtataatcatcatcatcatccccATCCCAACTGCAatactgctgctgctgctgcctgCAAAAGATGACAgacagagaaaagaaaagacagaAAGACTGGATGGGTTGTGGGGGGCGATAGATAAACGAAGAAAGAGAAACAGAAGAGCGAgcaagacagagagagagagaagtgaatGAATGGAGAGATGGCGATTATGagggtgatgatgatgatgattaagagagagatagagagtgtgtgagagaggagagagagaaagaagagagagaaatttaTAAGAGATGCTGTGTTGTCAGCGGCTCTCACTTTGCTGCTAATAATTGTCAAAACCATTTACCACTATATTTTACTCTCCATTTTCTTGAACTTTAAGAATGAAATGTCACACTACTATTAAAATATATCGGTATTTTTCTATATTTGTAAATTTCAAGTAAGTTTAATTTTATGGATGGATAGTTCGGTACATATTATGGTTGATCGTTATGTAGTATTATTTTTTCGTGTAAGTTGAAATATCAAATTCAATTTTCATAAATAATAACGAATTTGAAATATAATTATAGCTGACTGATTATGTGATTCAgtttaaatctctctcttcaaTATCATTTTGTAAAGAATATATTTAAGACACACAAAAATTATAGCCCATCAATGTAAGATATGTATTACTGAGTTTAACAGTTGAATGTCCACTAAAGAATTGAGAGAAATTAACAaatgaaaataagccatttaaAGACAATTTACACCATAAATTTATTCTATATACTAAAATGATTTTGTTGATACATTCCCTAATAGAGGTGCACCTTAGCATATATAACTTCTCCATTGCTCTAGAAATTTAGACTCAAATGTTGTATTTGAGTCCAAATATAACTTTTTTTCTACTGCACTGGAAAGTTAAAattcatatataaattttgagttGTATTAAAACTTATAATTAGGTTTAGTTATAAAATTTGAGTCTAAGACGGACCTCACACTAATAAGAAAAGATAGTATTTCAACTAGTAAAGTTTTGACGCCAACCATCTCCAACGCACAAAATTAAatgttaaaattcaaatatgagtTCTTATTTCACTATTTTACTCTATGATGCACGTAATCAAATGTTAAAACTCAGATTTAAGTGTAACATTTGGGTATGTGTattgtggaagaagaagaaaaaaaggcatCAATAGTTTGAAAcccaaatataaaaatataagaaTTATGTtgcattattttataattattaaGGTGCTACACGTAATTCTTCCGGCTCGAATTTGTGGATTCGCCCTAACGTTGGTGGTGAGAGAGAGTAATTAATTTCTCCCTAAACTTTTTCCATCAAACGAATAGCAcataataattattttgaaacacaaataacaattttctattataaatttataatacaGATTgaataaaagagaaaaaaggaaagaaaattcaaagtgaatggacgAAGGAGCAATGGAGCATAAGCTAGGCAACTCTCACATCCATCTTTAGGAATAAAAATCAAGGCCATCTTTTCTTTGCCATCACAATAATTTCCTACTGAATTGACCCAACAATCCCTCTCTGTGGGTAAATGCCCTTACACAATTGGACTTTGCTTTTACTTTACTATGTAGCTTAGGAGCACCAAAAACTTTGCTCTCCTTCCCCTCAAGTTgtactctcactctctctaatCCATACAGTTTCACGTCCACACACCCACGAAACTCCCAAGAAACCAACTAAACCTCGCGCAAGGACAATTGACGGTAGCCAGTGACGGATCCAGAATTTTAACTTTGGGTGGTCTTAGTACGTAAATTCAAGATTATTTAAGACGGAAATAGAACCAAAACCGAATAGGTGGGCAGCCAAAATTTCCTTTTGGTCTGAAACTTAGCTGTTTGTATGTGAAAGGGAGAGAGGGAGTTTGTGGTGGAAAGAGAAATGAAAACCAAAGGAGAGGACTCCTTTCTTGAAATATTGGAGTATATGGgttctctttttatttcttttacattttaatgAGTCTATTGAATAAAACGCAACGTTTTACTTAAGCGAAAAACAGTCATCTTCTTCCCGGCTTCTTTACTTAAGCAAATCTACAACAAACAAACCATGGTTGCAAGGCATCACCACCATCGTCGTAGCTTCTTTGCAGATCAGCCTCTGCACATCTATGAGACCGAAGAGGTCCTGGTCACGTCTCCACCACCACCTTCCAAAAGAATCGAGAGGTACTTCAAAGGATCTTCTGCCGGTTTTCGCGTGATCCTGAGACCACCCGGGTCCCTTTAAAGGTAGATataacatttttttgttttgttttgtatttgtttCTTCACATCCAAAATTGACACCGTAATTTTGAGCTGGAACAAACTAAAATTGTTGAAGCACACCAATTAGGACGGGAATCAGAATATGATCTGCACTCACCATCAGTCATCGCACTTAACCATGGTTTAAACTGTAAACTCAACCCAATTATACATCCTCTGAGATCGATCCGTGGCtttttttaacatttatttGTAGCTAGCAATTTAAATGATACTCCACgctcctcctcttcttgctcAAAACCAATATTATATAGGTAACTAATTatctaattattaattaattaaagggacTATTTGGTGATTAATGATATCAAGAGGGAAAAATTGGATATTTTAATCCCACATCGAAACTTTGAATTAACCTGGAGGGAGGACGACCTGTGATGCTGTCAGATGATGACTTTAGTTGTTGTCGGTCCCATCTCCCATCTGACATGCTTGTAAGTCCCATGTGATTGGAGCCCTACGGAGGCTGATGGAATTTATCATATAAACCTGCatatatattacatatatatatattaaagctagaaagagatagagagaaaaagATCTATTTTACACCAACAACGCCAGCGGCCATTGATGATTTGCTTAAAACTAACACTAATTGACAGCAAACAACTCCTGTTGTAAGCTTGTTCTTTCCTTTTTATACTTTTCCCATTCACACAAACAATTAATGCCCTCACCTTAAGAAAAATTATGGTGGGATGATATTGAAACAGCGTTGCGTGATATAATCAGCGTGCTTGCTTTTTCTTTCGATGCAAGCGATGGTGGAAGGACGAAAATCAAACTTAGGATTCTAAGTGCTTCTGTAAAAGCTATTAATCAATTGAGTTGTAAGTTATTGTTAATCAGTTGGGCTTCGTTTGATAGAGATGATTGATTTGGATAGAATTATTCACtatatttatgtattttaaAAGAAGAAACGAACGACAAATTCCTTACTTGTCCAAGTTAAAGGTTATTCATGAAGAATAGTGGGCGCTTTTAATCCTACCTTTGTTGTGGGGATTAGTATGTATATCTTTTCTTCATGTGTAATCTTCAACTTAGACAAAATAAGGAATTTGTCATCAATTTCTTCCTTTAAAATGCCATTAATATAGTGAATAGTCTTACCCAAATCAATCATCTATCATTTGTGTGTATTATGATATGAGTGAATGAACATCTATAtaatttaagaaataaatattaatgagtatatataaattataacatgtaaatttattataccACAGTATGATGCAATAATTTCTTATTGGACTAGTAACCATTGCGTTTGAATATCCAACTTTTGATCGCATTAACACATTGTGGGGGGCACGTTACGCGCTCTCAAACTGTCATGATGCTCCTCAAGCCTAATGTATATCATTGTGGCAATCATGCTTTTTCTAAGTCACCacaatataattatatacagGTACATATATATGTGCATGCATGCATTATGTATTTACTATAATTATATGTTAATTACAACAAGTCGCAGATACTATTAGGTTTAAGGAGCCAGCCAGGAAATATTAAGACTGCCTAACGTACAGATATGGATAGTACTTAATTAAGgaagagaatatatatatatatatatatatatatacacacataaatATATAAGCTCTTTATCCAAAGAAATTccaattttttaatacaaatggAGACTAGTTATGGGCTATATTTCATATGAACTTCAACTATCCGAACtgttattttttaagtttcacTCCATAGATTATTCTTACAAAATATCAgccaaagaaattttggaaatgtttgagtCATCTAATTGAGTTTAAAGAAAATAACATACAATACAttctaaaaaatattaaaatttcatcatCATGACAATTAAATAGATTAATagtttcagattgaattgattttttgcaaaattaatctacaaataaagattaaaaaaaaagtagacactttgcatcattgaaGTTCAATGTAAAATGAGCCCATAAGTAGTccatatttttacaaaaaaaaaaaaaaaaaaaaaaagaagatccgATCCCTTTGaataaactctctctctctctctctctctctctctctctctctctctctatatatatatatataatgtgaatATGAATACATTAATTTGTTAACCCTAAGGGATCTtattaaactctctctctctctctctctctctctctctctctctctctctctctctatatatatatatatatatataatgtgaatGTGAATACATTAATTTGTTAACCCTAAGGGATCTTATTCTGTGATATTAATTGTCCAACAAGTTTTTGCTTCGTTGTATGCGATTCTTTTTGGTAAATAATTTGCACAAGTTTAGAAGGGAacctttttcccctttttttctgTCTTTTTGGTAAGGAATTAAATCGGTTGCTATCACATGGTAACCATCATGTTGCTAACATGAAAATGTTGTTAGACGGCCGGATTCGAACATGGAGGATGCCCATGCAAGAAAAGGGAAGTGACACTTATTAAAATGTAGTAGTAGCATTCTTTGTTCCACACCATACAATCACCAATTAAATTGTGCAATAGAAAAACACAATGTGAGTGCATGAAAGAAACCCATGTGGATAAAAGAGGGAGTTAGGGTTTTAGAGCCGACAACGAGTGAGAGGTCGTAACTTCTCATCTATTCTAATATGTTATGCTTTCAAACtgtcaacaaaaaaaagaaaatgtggcACATGAAAGAAATTATGTGGATAAAAGAATATGTTAGGGTTTTGGAGCCGACACTAACAATGAAAAAGGTCGTAAGTTACCATTTAATCTAACATGTTA is drawn from Malus domestica chromosome 14, GDT2T_hap1 and contains these coding sequences:
- the LOC103424425 gene encoding trihelix transcription factor GTL1-like isoform X1, with protein sequence MQQPAAGGAGGSQTHYGGAGEMSAAEAAAAEQGQLVVEAASPISSRPPASAAVNLDELMTLSGAAAAAEDALADRGGGGGSTGNRWPRQETLALLKIRSDMDVAFRDATLKGPLWEDVSRKLAELGYRRNAKKCKEKFENVHKYYKRTKEGRAGRQDGKSYKFFSELEALHGTAATAAATTANVSASPAVHAASPNPVSVGLGSASNPMPISSFRMSHQQQPPSSTAIPIIPSSQPTATPTDFNFSSNSSSTSPGTDDDDDDDDAEGERSSRKRKRGSASTSTGISGGGSTRKMMDFFEVLMKQVMQKQESMQQRFLEVIEKREQDRTIREEAWKRQEMARLTREQELMSQERAISASRDAAIISFLQKITGQTIQLPPPVNVHAAPPPPVPPSVSVVTPLPQTTPQPTTQTYQTPQQQQPQPPQQMQQVRHVQQTQAVQPVMAVPEQQVPPTAQENIGSGGGGGSSEPASSSRWPKAEVLALIKLRSGLESRYQDAGPKGPLWEEISAGMGRMGYNRSCKRCKEKWENINKYFKKVKESNKKRPEDAKTCPYFHELDALYRKRVLGGGSTGGSSSSLGNRLEQQPQQPEQEQVVAGSENKNADDSTDVETNLRANLFGEGTEEAAKKPEDIVKELMEVHDHQQVLQQGHPQHFGVDDCNRVEEADSDNLMDQEEEDMEDEDMDEEDDEETEQERKMAYKIEFQKQNTGPSSNGGGNGAPSFLAMVQ
- the LOC103424425 gene encoding trihelix transcription factor GTL1-like isoform X2, translated to MQQPAAGGAGGSQTHYGGAGEMSAAEAAAAEQGQLVVEAASPISSRPPASAAVNLDELMTLSGAAAAAEDALADRGGGGGSTGNRWPRQETLALLKIRSDMDVAFRDATLKGPLWEDVSRKLAELGYRRNAKKCKEKFENVHKYYKRTKEGRAGRQDGKSYKFFSELEALHGTAATAAATTANVSASPAVHAASPNPVSVGLGSASNPMPISSFRMSHQQQPPSSTAIPIIPSSQPTATPTDFNFSSNSSSTSPGTDDDDDDDDAEGERSSRKRKRGSASTSTGISGGGSTRKMMDFFEVLMKQVMQKQESMQQRFLEVIEKREQDRTIREEAWKRQEMARLTREQELMSQERAISASRDAAIISFLQKITGQTIQLPPPVNVHAAPPPPVPPSVSVVTPLPQTTPQPTTQTYQTPQQQQPQPPQQMQQVRHVQQTQAVQPVMAVPEQQVPPTAQENIGSGGGGGSSEPASSSRWPKAEVLALIKLRSGLESRYQDAGPKGPLWEEISAGMGRMGYNRSCKRCKEKWENINKYFKKVKESNKKRPEDAKTCPYFHELDALYRKRVLGGGSTGGSSSSLGNRLEQQPQQPEQEQVVAGSENKNADDSTDVETNLRANLFGEGTEEAAKKKTL